CCTGAGCATCTGGTCCAAAGCTGCTTGCCCAAGaaaatgctttccttttccttctttttctttccttaaaaacacCACCGGCAGAGCCAGTCCATCTGCAGAGATGCCTTCCCGGGAGATCAGATGATGGCATCTGCACCTTATTAGGAAGCTCAGGGTAAACGTTAAGTGGAGGCCGTGGGGCGTGTCACTGTCTGGCTCAAATGAGTGTGGGCTGCAGGCTCTGGGCTCAGCTCCTGCTTCTGCCACCAAGGAGCAGCGTGGCCACCAGCCTgttgctctctgggcctcagtttccccatctgtaaaactgagGCTGACTAGCTCACCGCATTAtttgtttacacacacacacacgcacacacacactcccacactcCCAATTCTCTATTTTCAAAACGAGTTCATTATGCGCTCCCAATGTTATGAGAAGCACAGCAAGCTGGACCCCTCAAGCTAGCTGTGACCTTCAGGACTTGAATTAAGCCCCTCTCGCTCAGCTGTGCATGACGTGGGGCCACGGTTTCTCTGTCAGTACGAGGCAGGGGGCCGGGGGCAGGGGACGCTGGACTCGATGATGCCTAGTTTTCTTTTAACTTGGATATTCTGTGATTCCAAGAACCatacctttctttctctctctccctctttcaatAGAAATTAACAGCTCACAGGAGGTTTGTCAGATCCTCCTGAGTCAGAGAAGAGGGTGTTAAGTGATGGTCCGAGGATGGGGGCGGAGGATGTGATAAGAGGAAAGctcaggaaaggagggagagaagccaCCTCCCAGAGCAGGAGCCGGGACCACAGAACCTCATGCAGGAAACCAGGAGTCAGGGCTTCTTTGGGGAAAGAAGGAGCGGGGCTGAGACCCCGAGGCTCGGGGAGATGGGCACGGACTTGCCTTCTCTGAGGTGGTCCCACACTCCATGTCTTTGCACATGCAGTTCCCCTGCTTCTGCTTCTCCCCACTCATCATTCAAGGCCTGACATAGTGCTGTTTCCTGTAGCCCAGGGTTGGCACACTTTTAATGTAAAGGGCCAGTAATAAGCATTTTTGGCTCTGAGGGCTATGTGATCACCACAGCTCTTCAACTTCGTCCTTGTCACTCGAGAGCAGCCAGAGACAACCTGTGAGCCAGGGGCGTGACTCTATTCCTAAagaatttatttgaatttcaggtacTTTTCACCTGTCACAAAATGTtattcttcctttgatttttttttatcattaaaaaatggagaaaccATTCTTAACCTGTGGATGTACAAACACAGGCAAGGGTCCACAGTCTGCCAGCTCCTGCCCTGGCCTCTTGCTACGCAAAGTGCAGTCCACAGGCCAGCGGCATCAGCTTCACCCGGCAGCTTGCTGGAAACGCAGAAGCTCAGGGGCGCACCCCGAGTGACTGATTCAAAGTCTGCATTTTAGCAAAATCTCTGGATCACCCCTGTGcactttaaagtttaaaaaatactgatgcctgcgTGTCACCCGGGGGTTCTAATGTAATAAGTGTGGGTGCAGCCTGAACACTGAGATTTTGTAAAGCTCCCCGGCTGATTTTGTTGTGCCCCAGGAAGATCCCTAGGGAGAGAGGGCAGCCCCTCCACCTGTCTCCAAAAGCTCTCTGGTCACTCGTCCACGACAAAGCATGTCGCTCTATATGCATGTCACGCTCTGAGCTCCTCTGGGACCAGGACCCTGGGTAAGCCTAATTCACGGAAGAGCTCAGACACACTGCTCACCCTCTTGGGAGTCAGTCTCCTCCTAAGGGTGGATGAGATGGGCTCTGAGTGTTCTTGTAGCAGTAAAGACACTCTCCCCGGGGGAATTCcttggtgctccagtggttaggactcagcactttcactgccgagggcctgggttcaatccctggtcagggaactaagatcgcatAAGAAGTCACTGggcgtggaaaaaaaaaaaaaaaagacgctgTCCCCTGACCCCAGGTGAATAGTGGGGAAGGTGCCTCATCTCCTGGACTCTCTCCAGCCCCGAACTTCTTCCCTGCTCTGGGCTGAGAGTTCTCAGGCCAGCACAGACTTGGGGCTTCCCGAGGactctgggggcagggggacagaGAGAGGCAATCCCACCCAACTCAGTCGCATTCAGCAGGCCCCACTGAGCCCCAGGGATGCCAAACCATCCCCTCTTCCcgggcctctcctccctcccactgagtcccacagccctgggcccacctcttcctctgccttccgTGGTCACCTGACCCAGTATTCCCTGGAGAAACGTGTGAGGGAGGGGTGCACAACATTGGCTCAGGGCCCCGCACCTCACAGGGACAGCTCTGACTCTCTCCTCCCTTCAAGGCCCCTACAACATGGCAGCCGCCCACCCCCTGGAGTCCCCAACCCAACACGTCCGCAGCCCTAGGCTTGCAAATCCTGGAAGGGGCCCCGAGAAAGCATCCCTCTTTATACATATGGGAAAACCAGGgcccagagaaggaaagacctGCCCAGGATGGTGCAGACCAGGGACTACGTTCCCTCCGCCTCCTCCtagacctccccctcccctcagagGGCTCCTGCACCAGCTGccccaggagggaaggaggaacagAGCTCTGGGGTTTGTGGAAGGTGGAAAGCCAGAGAGAGGGGCCTGCTGGGACCAACTCCGTGCCAAGGGGACTGCCTTTGACTAAGACCAGTGTGACAGTGCCCTGTGGCCACCGCTCCCCCATCTGCATACCAGCCCAGCCCTGTGGAGGCCAGAGTGGGAAGCTgcgcccctcccccctctcccagcACACAGTAATGGAAACACCTGCCGTTTATTGAgtagctactatgtgccaggcactgtgctaagcactgtgatTCCCTGAAGTAATTCTTCCATTTAATAACTGATCAGaatgaggatcagagaggttaagcaacaggcctaaggtcacacagcaagtaagggAGTGGTAAGGGAGGGATGGTAGAGAACAGTGTTTAAGCTAGAAGGCATCTCGGAGATCACCTCCCCATTCCTTGGGATTCAAATCTAGGCCTGTCTGTGTCTGTTCCCCGGGGGCTCGCAGACTAGGCTGGCAGCGGGCCACCCGGAGCGGGCTTAGGTTTGTGCATTCAGCTGATACCTCAGAAGTGCTGGTTCTAGGAGAAAGGATGAGCTGGAAGACAGGCACGTCCACCCCGAGGAAGCTCACCCCCTCTCCTGGTCTGCAGACCCTCCCCTCATGGCCCAAGCACACGCCTCTGTCCCAAGACCTCCTCACATCAAAGAGAATGAATGTGCTTTGGGGGTCATCAGACCTGGGACTGAATCCCTGCTCTGTGTGCCCTGGGGCTCAGTTTCTTCTTGTctaaagcgggggtggggggcggcctACCTAGCTAGCAGGGTTGCTGGAAGGAATGGAAAGAAGTTGTGAAAAGGGCCTTGCACAGGTGATTAAGAAATGATAACCTCATTGCTTGGTGTTCCCAGTTCTGTGAATTCTTCCACTCCCGGGAGTAAGCTTTTCCTCAGAAGGAAACAGGACGCACAGAGCCTCCTGGATTGTGGCAAAGCTCCCTGGGCTGAACCTACGTATGAGCCCTTCTTCAACTAGCCCTCAGCTAAAAATAAACCCTCTGGGCTGCACACCTACCTCCCAGGAGGGGCTGAGCCACATCTGGgagtggggggtgtgtgtgtgtgcagcggGGGACAGGGTGGAGAGCGGCCAGCCTGTGACAGAACCTACAACACAGGCGGGCGCAGAGAGCAGCAGGCTTTATTGAAGGAGATACAGAACTGGGCGAGGGCGCCTGCCGTCAGCCAGACCACAGCCCTCATCACCCCACACTGTCAGTGATCCCTGgacgcccctccccgcccctgcccccacccccggcccctggACAGCCGGAAACACAAAGGGATCTTACCCGGCCTCATCAGAGGTGCCCAAGGGGGCCTTCAGAGTTCTGTtcaggagagggctgggggacAAAGGACGGCCCCTCCCGGGCAGTCACTGGCAGGCCTGTCACACCCGTCCATCCGTCTATCCACCAGCCCAGTCCGTCTGTGCGCAGGTCGTCCCTCGTCACTTGCAGCTCTGGAGCCGGGTCCTGTGGTGCTTCTCCTCGGTCAGCAGGGGGATGAAGGTGTCGCTGCGGGAGATCTTCAGCTGGCTGCTCCAGCTCAGCCCCTCCTTCCCGGCGGGCTCTGGCGGGAGGTTGTCCAGGTCGCCTCGGGAGCCCCCTGTCTTGCCCTCGCCCACACTGCTGGAGTTGAGCTCCATCAACTCCAGCTCGTGCTTGGCTGCCGTTTCCAGGACTCGCTGCTTGTTGTAGTATCTGACAAAGTTGTTGATGATGGGGTGGATGGGCAGGGCAATGGCGATGACCCCACACAGGAAGCTGATGGCTGCATTGAGCTTGCCCAGGGTGGTCTTGGGGTAGATGTCACCATAGCCAACCGTGGTCATGGTGATGATGGCCCACCAGAAGGACTGCGGGATGCTCTTAAACAAGGTCTCCGGGTGGCTCTGCTCCATGGTGTAGCCCAGGGCCGAGAAGACGAAGATGCCCACGGCCAGGTACATGAGCAGCAGCCCCAGTTCCTTGAAGCTGCGCTTGAGGGCATAGGTGAGGGTCTGCAGCCCCGAGGAGTGGCGCGCCAGCTTGAAGATGCGGGCAATGCGCATGATACGCAGGGCCTGCACCGCCTGCTGCACGTTGGTCAGCTCCATCATGCGGGCGCCCAGGTGCGTGAGCGTGAGGCTCACGTAGAAGGGGAGGATGGCCAGCACGTCCACGATGTTCATGAAGGACAGGGCGAAGTGCAGCTTGTTAGGCGAGGACAACAGGCGCAGCAGGTACTCCAGCGTGAACCAGCCGATGCACGCCGTCTCCACGTTCTCCAGCGTCGGGTGCTCCACGCGGTTGCCCTCGGCGTCCAGCACCTGCAGCTCGGGGATGGTGCCCATGCACATGACCACCGACGAGACGAGGATGAGCAGGAAGGACAGCACGGCCACCACCCGCGCCGGACACGAAGACTCGGGCTTCTCCAGGAACTTCCAGACGCACTTCTGGCAGCGCTGCCAGCGGCCCTCGGCCGTGTCCACGCCCAGGTCGTCCAGAATGAGCTGCACGCGGCGCGCGATCTCCTCCAGCTCCTCGCGCTTCTCGCTCAGGTGGCTCTTGCAGCAGTCGTCCAGGAACTTGAGGTCCACCTTCCAGAAGTCCATCTCGTTCTTGAAGCAGATGGGGCAGATGCCCTTCTTCATGTGGACCTCCCCGAAATAGTACACCTCAATGACACACTTGAACGCGTCCGGGTCCCTGTCGAAGTAGAACTCGCGCTTCCCGGGGTCGTAGTCGTcgcacagggagaagatggtgtCGTAGCCCCCGGCCAAGCAGTCGATGAGCTCCGCTAGCCGGGTCTCGGGGTACCGGCTGAGGAGGTCTCCGTACAGCACCCGCCGCACGCCTCCCACGTTGACGACGATCTCCATGTCGTCTCCCGCCCGGGAGCCCCGGCTGCCCGGCTCCGGGAGGCTGCGCTCCCCGGCCCCGTCCATTCTCCCGGCGAGTGCCCGCGCGGCCTCGGCTCCGCGCCCTGCCGCCGCCGCGGGGTCCGGCGGGTCCCGCCGCTGCGCGGCCCTCGAGGAAGCCCGGCAGGCGCCCGCCTGCCTGGAAGCGCGGTCACAGCGGGCGGCAGCGGGCTGGGGCGCGCCGCGGGGGAGGCAGGCGCTTGGCGGCGGGGCTCCGGGCGGGCATCCGGGCGCTGGGGTGCGCCGGCGGGGGGCTCTCGCGGCCACCGGCCTCGCCCCGAGCGCTCACCCCGGCTCCCGGGTGGCGCGATCCGCCGCTTCGGCTCGGCCTCAGGCGGGAGTGGGGTCCCCTCGTGGGCAGCAGGAACCGTCCTCCGTCCCCGGGCGCGCGGATCCCCGCGTGCGACCCCGGCGCGAGACGTGCCACGCGGCCGCCGGCCCCACGCAGCCCGCCGAGGTTTGCGGAGAGCAACTTGGGCTTGCTATGCCCGAGCCGGTTCCAAACACAATAGGAATTCCAGCCTGACGTCAGGAGCGTTTCAAACTGTACCCTCTTCTGGTGAAATTCTGCAAGGCACGCGCGGCAGCTGCAGGGGAACGGGTTAACCCTTGGGCAGACGGGCACAGCTGCGCGCCGGCCACCGCCGCTGCCGCGCGACTGCCCGCGCCTCCCGGCGCCGCAGGTCACCCACGGGCCCGGGACCCCCGGGCTTGGAAGCGGCAGGCCGGCCGGCGCTGGCTGGAAagtttctctctccctgctgTGTCCAGAAGATCGATGGTGAGTGAACACGGCCGCCTGTTGCTCCGCCGGAAAGCGTGCCCAAGAAAGCCCTTCAGACGCGGCTCCCGCGTCCGGGCCGGCCGATCCTGCCTGGTCCCGGCAGGTTCCCTAACTCCCCCTAACGCCGCCCTGCCGTGGGCGGCACTTTGGCCTCCACCCGAGCACTGTCCGACCGGGACAGCCAGTCCAGCCCCGGGTAGCAGAGAAGggactgcccaaggtcacaccgtGAAATGGAAGTAGAGCCCAGCGTGGCCTCCTCTTCATCCAGAGCTTCCCGCCGTCCTGGCCGATTGACAACGCGCCGGTTAGTGGTTTGAAATTCTGCCTTGAAGTCCTCGGGGTCCGCCGCTTCCCATTTCTCTGCAGACAAGCACCACCACCACCGGCCTCCAGAGCCTTGAGCCCCCAAGCTCCCACCTCCCCAACCCCCCGTTCTGCCCTTCCCACACAATGTTCCACACCCTCCCCTGTCTTCCAGACTTGCAGCCACTGCCTGAGCCATTGCAACAGCTCCCAGCAGCATCTTCTACACTGCGAACTACTGAGCATCATCTGTGACCCGGggactgtgtttaaaaaaataccctaGAGAGAGGCATGAcgaggcagagcacagaggatttttagggcagtgaaactactctgtatgacactctaatGGTGGATACCTGTCAtcacacatttgtccaaacccgtGGAATgaacaacaccaagagtgaacaccGGTGTAAGCTATGGGCTCcggatgataatgatgtgtcagtggaGGTTCAGTGATTGTAATGGAGGTATCTCTGGTGGGGGAGGCTGAAGGAATGGGGGGCACGGGCGGGAGTatttgggaactctctgtactcaCTGTTCACTTtggctatgaacctaaaactgctctatgccgcaactaagaagtcctcatgccacaactaaaaaatgatcccgcctgctgcaactaaagatctcgcatgccgcaatgaagaccctgcatgctgcaactaagacccaccccccaaaagaaaagaaaaaaatacatatattctataGGCTGGGTCACTgacagtactcttttttttttttctttaatgagatCGTATAAAACTGCATATGTTAGAGTACATCACATGAAGATAGTTTGGAGAAACTTCTTTtcacagattttattttgtttccatttaaaatcaAGCTCTGATGTGTTACTACAGAATAAGAAATTGAGATCCAGAAAGGTTGAGTAAAAATAACAGTTATTATAAGTGCACCACGAGCTGAGCACTTTCTGAGCGTGTGCACtcttctcatttcatcttcacaacatcTCTCTGAGGAAGGAAGATGTCAGGTAACCTACCAAGATCACTCAGCCAGCAGATGGCAAAGCTGGGGTCGGAACCCTGAGAGCCTGCTGTCCCAGCCTACACGCTTCACCTCCCCTGTTCTGGTCACATAGTTgaagaggtggagctgggatttgacccCAGGCCAATTCTTCTGTCTGATATAGTGCAGCTTGCGACCCCCTGCACACACCCCATATCCATCTTCCAGGCCTTACTCACATTGCTTCCTTTCTTAGCTGTTTTCGGTTGCTCCCTAGTATTTCCAGGGTCAAATTCAAATTGCATCTTAGTCTAAGCTTAATGAGCAATAGTTGGTTGGTTGTGCGGTCGATTTACTGAGTACTGACCAGCATTTTTATTGAGATAGTATAGAACAGAAAACATCGGAGTACGTCAGACATGGTAAACATAAGTATGGCTTAAATCTCTTCCAGCACGCCGTCCATTCAGCAAATCCCAGACCGCTGCAGGGAAGAAAACTAGTCGTGAGCGACAGTGGGAAAGGAGGGGGATGCAGATGcaaaatacagcagagaaaaTGTCCCCCAGTAGCCCAGAACGGAGCACGACTGCTGACGACCGGGGCATGGGAGAGAAACAGCTGTAAATCACGGATCAAGGCAAGTTGGAGGGCTGGTAACCAAAAcaaggcagggaggaaggctcCTGCTGGAGACAAGAGACCAGGCTGAAGCcggaaggcagaggagagggtgggagtGTAAACTCCTGCTCCGTGGGGAGCCACCCAGCATCACTGAGTGAGGGGAGCTGGCCGGCACTCACTTGCCCCTCCAAACCTGTGTGCCCTATGCCCCAGACTCCTAGACTCCTTCTCAAACCCTTGAAAGCCTCAGAACTTTGGCGACTGCCATGCCTGAGCCCCAGATGCCCTTCCCCTTCATCCCACCAAGCCTCCCTCATCCTCCTGGGCCGCCTCCACTCACCTGGCCAGAGCAACACTTACAGGTCAGGTCTGGGGCTCCTCTTCAGCCAGTACTCTCCCCAGGCCCCTACTGCCTTCTCTGTATGGACTGAATCATGTATCTCTAaaagtcatatgttgaagccaTAACCCCcaacgtgactgtatttggagactggGAATTTAAGGAGATACTTAAGGTTAAAACAAGTGAGGGCCTAATCTAATAGGATcagtggccttataagaagagacacgagagatttctctctctctctgcacacactcacagaggaaaggccatgtgaagacatagcaagaaggtggccatctacgaTCCAGGATCTGGTGATCCTGCCTCACCAGAAACTCTAGTAGGaatttgatcttggacttccagctgccaggagtattttgttatggcagcctgagcagactaatacatcCCCCTTCTTCCCTCACACCTGCCAAGTCTTCCCTAGACCTCCCCCTCCTCAAGGCTCTGGATACAGCCCTTCATCATCTGAACCCTAGACCCTGTCTGAATTTTGCGACGGCTTAGCTGAGATACCATAGGTTTAAAAAACTCTAGTTGTGCCTTTTCATTGAAGGTCACTGATGCATAGAAATTTGAGCCTAGATCCATTGAGAATTCCCTGAAGGATTAAACCAGGGGGCAAAAGTCTGGATTTTTGGCTAAAGATGGAAAGTTTCTCGCTGTGCTTTATTCGGTCTTGCATAGGACTCCTATTAGAACTGTACATTCTGTGATAtcatggggggctgggggagcacaAAACCTTCTGTGAGACACAAGATGAAGCAGCAATTTGATTCATGTGGGTTTTTCATTTaaacagggaagggaaaaaaacacagaatctATTTAGGCATTATGGGAAGTAATTGTTTgagttgtatttttctttattaaataaatatttttttatttgttcatcaaTAACATTTCAGGCGACGGAATGCTTAATTTCCATGGCACTAATTAAAACCAGCACATGTGCATCTAAGTGATTTGTCTAGACACCGAAAGAGGGAAGCTGCAATCTATTACCTTTTAATGGAATAATCAGTTCTGTTCAGTTaaaatttctttgtgttttgctgAATTTAATAATGCCTTTCATTAAGATTCAGTTCTGTACTCCATCAAAAATTTACATTTCATTATTGCTGTGCACCCAGCTGAGGAGTTGATTGACCAGAGTTTCAGCTCTCCTCCTCCTGCCTGAATAAACTGTGCCTGGAAGGCAAGTGCAGGAGGccagtggggtgggaggaggtgctGGATGGAGAATGGGGCAGAGAAGAGAATGATGAAAAATGGATTCatcaggaaatttttttcttttgccccagctcctgagcttctttttttcttttctatgcctcagtttttccacctgCAAAATGGAATTCGTGACCTTTACTTCCTGAGTACAAGATCTTATgaggaacaaataaaacaatgggGATGAATAGGCTTTACGGACTATAAGATGCTGAAAATGTGaatgaggaaggagggaaggagcaaGGAAGAGGAGTTTGACTTCCTGGGTCCAGTCCTGCTGTGGGCATGTCCCTTTGGGTCTGAAcatccctgccccatccccctcCTCTCTTCAGCTGTGACTTATCCAGCTCAGGTCGTGGGTGGGAAGACTGTGTATGTGACAGAGCCGCTGCATGTCCCGGGTGTGTAGAAAGATATCAAAGACTTTGGATGCACGATGCTGCCCTGGAGGCTGGGATAGGACCACCTCTGGGCCTGAGATGAAGTTGCTTTGACTTTcttagggaaagaaaaatgcagtgagAACACAAAGGGGGACTCTCGGGCTTCAGGCCTCGCTGTGTGCGTGGAACAGtcacagggggtgggggtgggggtggggggatgctgtctgcttttgtgcttgctttttaaaaggagtgtaaaaggagaaggaaattattttaaaaacaagtcctttagcattttccttttgtttaactgcaaaattaatatatattcattgtaaaaattcaaaaaatgtgAGAGCCTCATCTTTGCACACCAAACTTCCCTATTTCCCAAAAGCCAGTGCTGTACATAGTGTATTTGTTCTGCTGCTGTTTAACGGAGTACCacaaattcagcaaacatttgtaaTCTCACAGTTTCCATGAGTCAGGAATCTGGCCaaggcttagctgggtcctctgctcaagatctcacaaggctgcagttaaagtgttggctggggctggggtctcaTCTGAGGTTCAGGACCCTCTTCCCTGCTCATGCGGCAGAATTAATGTTTTTGCAACTATAGAACTCATGGAGGTTTAATCTTCTTTGAGGCCAGCATTAGAGCCTCTCTGATCTCGGTGAAGGCCTAAGTCTTCTTTTAAGAGGCCTACCTGAATAGGCCAGACCAGCCCGGAAGAATCTTCCCTTTGATTAACTTAAACATACACTCTTATATTACTATTTAAATTAGCACCCCCTAAATGAAAAACTTAGGTataaatttgacaaatatttgtacAAGCTCTATATGAGGACAACTCTAAAGTTCTGATGAAAGAgatcaaagaagaactaagtaATTGCAAAGGTAgttcatgttcatggataggaagactcattTTGTCAAGATGTGAGCTCTTCCTAACTTGGTCTGTAAgtcagtgcaatcccaatcaaaatcccagcaagtggcctgaacagacacctccctgaagaagatatacagatggcaagtaaatacatgaaaaggtgttccaCATCCCAGGTCATTAGAGACTTGTGatttaaaaccacagtgaaatactgCTACACACCTAGAAGACGACCGAAATCCAAAACACCGACACCACCAAAcgttgacgaggatgtggagcaatatTCGTTGCTGGTGGGAAAAACAgtgcagac
The sequence above is drawn from the Tursiops truncatus isolate mTurTru1 chromosome 14, mTurTru1.mat.Y, whole genome shotgun sequence genome and encodes:
- the KCNF1 gene encoding voltage-gated potassium channel regulatory subunit KCNF1 encodes the protein MDGAGERSLPEPGSRGSRAGDDMEIVVNVGGVRRVLYGDLLSRYPETRLAELIDCLAGGYDTIFSLCDDYDPGKREFYFDRDPDAFKCVIEVYYFGEVHMKKGICPICFKNEMDFWKVDLKFLDDCCKSHLSEKREELEEIARRVQLILDDLGVDTAEGRWQRCQKCVWKFLEKPESSCPARVVAVLSFLLILVSSVVMCMGTIPELQVLDAEGNRVEHPTLENVETACIGWFTLEYLLRLLSSPNKLHFALSFMNIVDVLAILPFYVSLTLTHLGARMMELTNVQQAVQALRIMRIARIFKLARHSSGLQTLTYALKRSFKELGLLLMYLAVGIFVFSALGYTMEQSHPETLFKSIPQSFWWAIITMTTVGYGDIYPKTTLGKLNAAISFLCGVIAIALPIHPIINNFVRYYNKQRVLETAAKHELELMELNSSSVGEGKTGGSRGDLDNLPPEPAGKEGLSWSSQLKISRSDTFIPLLTEEKHHRTRLQSCK